From the Streptomyces sp. KMM 9044 genome, one window contains:
- a CDS encoding IucA/IucC family protein encodes MHRPFAAEAEIADELAVVRPALVPRYTAALPGARAAVLTRLWRGLAHDPLPWVVRREPDGDGLTLRLADGRRLRGPRPDPYTTAAYVTVVWLDGVAYDDPARLTGELAVPCSAAFAAELAHSVASLTLSRAGSPEESGKDVGAWGGRSDWEWEQRVVDGHPFHPNCRSRPGFSVAEQLAYGPEHRPLVELGLVAVPAGDCLVTGRWPQWLRDGGRMVIPVHPWQAAHVLKREPAERMAARPLMALRTLALPDGPHVKTALSARLTSSVRDISLGSVAASAALSEFGESVAARTGGLLHITRTLGAAAAGSPDLAAVLRESPQEYAAAGERVVPVAALAATGLPRSPGWTARFARLALTVGLHLLYSGVALEAHGQNLLVVLAPDGEPVRLVYRDLADLRISPARLAHHGVSVPGLPARMVTDDERALRRKLFGSLVAGSLAGTTGSGPALRAALESAVRDLPRTPDLAALCGEPLPAKALTLMRLSPGATGDGWTQLPNPLLDPLQGEPV; translated from the coding sequence GTGCACCGTCCCTTCGCCGCCGAGGCCGAAATCGCCGACGAGTTGGCCGTCGTACGGCCTGCGCTGGTGCCCCGGTACACGGCAGCGTTGCCAGGGGCCCGCGCGGCCGTGCTGACCCGGCTGTGGCGCGGCCTGGCACACGATCCGCTGCCGTGGGTCGTGCGCCGGGAGCCGGACGGTGACGGGCTCACGCTGCGGCTGGCGGACGGCCGTCGGCTGCGCGGCCCGCGCCCGGACCCGTACACGACCGCCGCGTACGTCACCGTCGTATGGCTGGACGGAGTGGCGTACGACGATCCCGCGCGGTTGACGGGGGAGCTCGCCGTACCGTGTTCGGCCGCCTTCGCAGCCGAACTCGCTCACAGTGTCGCCTCGTTGACGCTGTCCCGGGCGGGATCCCCGGAGGAGAGCGGAAAGGACGTGGGGGCCTGGGGCGGGAGGTCCGACTGGGAGTGGGAGCAGCGGGTGGTCGACGGGCATCCGTTCCATCCCAACTGCCGTTCGCGACCAGGGTTTTCGGTGGCCGAGCAGCTGGCGTACGGGCCCGAGCACCGACCTCTCGTGGAGCTGGGACTGGTTGCGGTGCCGGCCGGGGACTGTCTGGTGACGGGGCGCTGGCCCCAGTGGCTGCGGGACGGAGGGCGAATGGTGATCCCGGTGCATCCCTGGCAGGCGGCGCACGTGCTCAAGCGGGAGCCCGCGGAGCGGATGGCGGCGCGTCCGCTGATGGCTCTGCGCACGCTCGCGCTGCCCGACGGACCGCATGTGAAGACGGCGTTGAGCGCGCGGCTTACGTCGTCGGTGCGGGACATCTCACTCGGTTCGGTCGCCGCGTCCGCGGCGCTGTCGGAGTTCGGGGAGTCGGTGGCGGCGCGGACCGGCGGGCTGTTGCACATCACCCGCACCCTGGGTGCCGCGGCGGCCGGTTCCCCCGATCTGGCGGCCGTGCTGCGCGAGTCGCCGCAGGAGTACGCGGCGGCCGGGGAGCGGGTGGTGCCGGTGGCGGCCCTGGCGGCGACCGGGCTGCCCCGCTCCCCGGGCTGGACGGCCCGGTTCGCGCGGCTCGCCCTGACGGTCGGACTGCACCTCCTCTATTCGGGCGTGGCGCTGGAGGCGCACGGTCAGAACCTGCTGGTGGTGCTGGCGCCGGACGGGGAGCCGGTGCGGCTGGTCTACCGTGATCTGGCCGACCTGCGGATCAGCCCCGCGCGACTCGCCCACCACGGCGTCTCCGTGCCCGGGTTGCCCGCCCGCATGGTGACGGATGACGAACGGGCTCTGCGGCGCAAGCTGTTCGGCTCGCTGGTGGCGGGCTCGCTGGCCGGTACGACGGGCTCGGGCCCGGCGTTGCGCGCCGCGTTGGAGAGTGCCGTACGGGACCTGCCGCG
- a CDS encoding IucA/IucC family protein — MERVDLMPPPADDDAAPRAHDTGRPAGRADAYAAAPLLNCLLREVARPIPDGEDEDEDTDRGRGREPGVPRTYRLPGTQHLLRVHGTRRSPAAPEVRAQDGTWRRLGHPELVELVAEELRRHTGVPNRELAAEMTGSRDAVAALLTARAGATPPTDPYLRSEQSLLTGHTHHPAPKARGAGPTASWLPYAPEAYARFPLTLLGVREDAVVEEGDTTSLDRLGAAPPGYRLLPAHPWQLELTARSLAPAFADGRLIRLGTTAFPVWPTAAIRTVYTPAQDLFLKFSLDVRITNDVRRLWRHDLLKLVRTDRAASEAFAASATPDAPAAWLSDRGYRTAAFAFEELAVLVRDGLRSHLLPGATPHLAAALPEDYEGNPLATTSTPDAWWKAYLARVVPPALRTFARHGVVVEAHLQNTLIAVDTDGMPVQALYRDAEGVKLLPEVTREAGWERLVYCLIVNHLTDIASALTDRHPGFTPWPAARRELSRHLLPEVQTLLTSPTLPAKTNLLLRWTHADGASARYLPVPNPLAEP, encoded by the coding sequence GTGGAACGCGTGGACCTCATGCCCCCACCCGCAGACGACGACGCGGCACCCCGCGCCCACGACACCGGCCGGCCGGCCGGCCGCGCCGACGCGTACGCGGCTGCCCCGCTCCTGAACTGCCTCCTGCGCGAGGTCGCACGACCCATACCGGACGGCGAGGACGAGGACGAGGACACGGACCGGGGCCGGGGTCGAGAGCCGGGCGTCCCCCGGACATACCGCCTGCCGGGCACCCAGCACCTGCTACGCGTCCACGGCACCCGCCGCAGCCCCGCCGCACCCGAGGTCCGCGCGCAGGACGGCACCTGGCGTCGCCTCGGTCATCCGGAGCTGGTGGAACTCGTCGCCGAGGAGCTGCGCCGGCACACCGGGGTGCCGAACCGGGAGCTGGCGGCCGAGATGACCGGCAGCCGCGACGCGGTGGCCGCGCTGCTCACCGCACGGGCAGGCGCCACCCCGCCCACCGACCCCTACCTGCGCTCCGAGCAGTCCCTGCTCACCGGCCACACCCACCACCCCGCCCCCAAGGCCCGCGGCGCAGGCCCCACGGCGAGCTGGCTGCCGTACGCACCGGAGGCGTACGCACGCTTCCCGCTGACGCTGCTCGGCGTGCGGGAGGACGCGGTCGTGGAGGAGGGCGACACCACGTCCCTGGACCGCCTGGGCGCCGCCCCGCCCGGCTACCGCCTCCTGCCCGCCCACCCCTGGCAGTTGGAGCTGACGGCCCGGAGCCTGGCCCCCGCGTTCGCCGACGGCCGGCTGATCCGGCTGGGCACGACCGCGTTCCCGGTGTGGCCCACGGCCGCGATCCGCACCGTGTACACGCCCGCGCAGGACCTGTTCCTGAAGTTCAGCCTGGACGTGCGCATCACCAACGACGTCCGCCGTCTGTGGCGCCACGACTTGCTGAAGCTGGTCAGGACCGACCGGGCCGCGAGCGAGGCCTTCGCCGCCTCGGCCACGCCCGACGCCCCCGCGGCCTGGCTCAGCGACCGCGGTTACCGCACCGCGGCCTTCGCCTTCGAGGAACTGGCCGTACTGGTCCGCGACGGTCTGCGCTCCCACCTGCTCCCCGGCGCGACCCCGCACCTGGCCGCAGCCCTGCCGGAGGACTACGAAGGCAACCCGCTGGCCACCACCTCCACCCCCGACGCCTGGTGGAAGGCCTACCTGGCCCGGGTCGTCCCCCCGGCACTGCGAACCTTCGCCCGGCACGGCGTCGTGGTCGAGGCCCACCTGCAGAACACCCTGATCGCCGTCGACACCGACGGCATGCCCGTACAGGCCCTGTACCGGGACGCGGAAGGCGTGAAGCTGCTCCCGGAGGTGACGAGGGAGGCGGGCTGGGAGCGCCTCGTCTACTGCCTGATCGTCAACCACCTGACGGACATAGCGTCAGCCCTGACCGACCGCCATCCGGGCTTCACCCCGTGGCCCGCAGCCCGCCGGGAACTCTCCCGCCATCTCCTCCCGGAGGTCCAGACCCTCCTCACCAGCCCCACCCTCCCCGCCAAAACCAACCTCCTCCTGCGCTGGACACACGCCGACGGAGCCTCGGCACGCTACCTGCCGGTCCCCAACCCGCTGGCGGAGCCGTAG